TCGGGCACGTCGAGGTGGCGGATGTTCTCGGCCTTGAGGCCGAGGTCGTGGAACCACGCCTCGCAGTCCGCGACCCAGCGGTCGAACCACTCGGGCGCGTCGGCGGGCGGCACGAAGAACTCGATCTCCATCTGCTCGAACTCGCGCGTGCGGAAGATGAAGTTGCCTGGCGTGATCTCGTTGCGGAACGACTTGCCGATCTGCCCGATGCCGAACGGCGGCTTGCGACGGGCGGTCGTCACGACGTTGTTGAAGTTCACGAAGATGCCCTGCGCCGTCTCGGGGCGCAGGTAGTGCAGGCCCTCCTCGTCGTCGACGGGGCCGAGGTACGTCTTCATGAGGCCGGAGAACGAGCGCGGCTCGGTCCACGAGCCGGGCTGGCCGGTCTCGGGGTCCTTGATGTCGGCGAGGCCGTTCTCGGGCGGGTGGCCGTGCTTGGCCTCGTACGCCTCGATGAGGTGGTCGGCGCGATAGCGCTTGTGCGTGTGCAGCGACTCGACGAGCGGGTCGGTGAACGTCGCGACGTGGCCGGAGGCGTGCCACACCTTCTGCGGCAGGATGATCGACGAGTCGAGGCCGACCATGTCGTCGCGGCCCTGCACGAACGTCTTCCACCACTGGCGCTTGATGTTCTCCTTCAGCGCCACGCCGAGGGGTCCGTAGTCCCAGGACGACCGCGAGCCGCCGTAGATCTCACCGGCCTGGAAGACGAATCCGCGACGCTTCGCGAGATTGATGACCTGGTCGAGACGGCTCGTGGGCATGATGCTCCTGGATCATGCGCGCCGGAGTGCGCGCTGGGCTCTGTGGGGACGTTCGATCCTACTCGCGACGGGTGACGCGACGGTGCACGTCGACGCCGCGTCGCGCGTCGGGTCGGCGCTGCTCAGGAGCAGGGGACGCGCACGTGGCCGTCGTCGCCCTCGACCGACAGCGGCCGGTCGCGCAGCACCGTGAGCGGCGGCACGTCGCCGGCCTCGCACATCGCCGCGAAGTCGTCCTCGGACGTCGACTCGACGTACTCGATGTCGACGTGCCGGTCGCCGTAGAGCTCGGCGTAGGCGGCGCACTCCTCGTACTGCCCGCACTCCTCGGTGACGACGAGGTCGAAGCCCGCGCCCGGTCCCGCCTCGCCGGCGTCGAGCGCGTTCTTCTGCGCCGCCCACAGCCCCTCGTCGTGCGCGGCGTCGACGAGCAGGGCGGCGAGCGCCATGTTGCCCTCCATCGTGAGGCCGTCGAAGCGGGTCCACGAGTCGAGGTTGTCGAACTCGACCGCGTCGTAGCCGTCGCTCGCGCACCCGGCGATCCACGGCGTGACGATCGCGGCGATCTGCTCGCGCTGCTCGGGCGTGGAGGTGTCGAGCGCCATCTCGTCGGGCCAGCCCGGGTCGATCGCCGGCTCCCCCGCCGCGTCGCGCAGCACGAGGTCGGGATGCTCCTCGAGCCACCACTCCCCGTCGGCGGGCTGCGTCTGGAACCCGTTGAGGTAGCAGATCGAGAACGCGCCCTCGGCAGGAGGATCGGAGGCGTCGCGCGCGACGATCGTCGTGCCCGGTGCCGGGTCGTAGGCGCCGCCGAGCTGGTAGTCGATCGCGCCCTGCGACGCCTGCGCCCAGCGGTCGGCGACGTCGTCGGCAGTCACCCTCGGCGCGGGATCGGATGCCGTGCAGCCCACGAGCGAGACGCTCGCGGCGAGCACGAGCACGGCAGGTCGGATGCGCATGGACCGCATCCTCGCAGCCGGCACGTCAGCGACGACGACGACGGCTGCGCAGCGCGGCACCGGCACCGACCGCCGCAGCGGCTGCGGCGACGAGGCCCCAGCCGACGACCGCGCCCGTGGGAGGCAGCGACGATCCGATGGGCGGGTCGGTGGGTGCGGGCGTCGGTGCGGGCGCGGAGGGCACGGGCGTCGTGGGCGGCGCCGTGGTCGGCGGATCGGTCGTGGGCGGCGCGGTCGTCGGCGGCACGTTGGCCTCGGCGATCGTGATCGTCACCTGGTGCGTCGCGGCCGGCTCGAGGCCGTTGTCGGCGACGTAGTCGACGACGTACTCCCCCGCCGGACCTTCGGGGATGCCCGTGATCGCGGCCGTCGCGGCGTCGACCTCGAGGCCAGCGGGGAGCCCGGTGGCGACCGCGTCGGCCTCGGGCACGCCGCGGTAGAAGGTCGGCGCGTACGAGAAGGCCTCGCCGATCGTGGCCTCGGCGGTCGCGGGGCCGTCGATCGCGGGCAGCGCGAGCACGTCGATCGTGAAGGTCGCGGGATCCGACGTGCCCTCCTCGTCGGTCGCGGTGGCCTCGAACGCGTACGAGCCGGTCTGCTCGGGCACGCCGGTCACGACGCCCTGCGCATCCACCGCGAGCCCCGCGGGCACGGCGGCCTCGTCGACGACCGCGAGGGTCGAGCCCTCGGGGATGCCCGGGATCTGCGTCTCGTAGTCGCGACCGACGACGCCGTACGGCAGCGCGGCGCCCGGCAGCTCGGGGATGACCCCGACCTCGAACGTCGCAGCCGAGTAGCAGTGGGGCGAGCGCGGGTACATGTCGGCGATCGTGAGGATCCAGTCGCCGGTGGCGAGCTCGCCGTCGAAGGCAGCGAGGGGCTGCGTCGGACGGAAGCTGCCGGTCTCGGGCTCGCCGTCGTTCGTCGAGCCGACGAGCGGCACGGCAGGGTCGTCGAGCAGGAGCACGTCGACGGGGTCGGGCGTCGGGGCGGTGCCGCCGGGCGTGAGCGGGTCGACGAAGCCCGGGTACGAGGCGGTGCCGTTGCCGGGGAAGTCGTCGCCGGCGATGAGCGTCACGGTCGTCCCCGCCGGCGACGTGAGGGTGTACTGGATGTCGGCGAAGTAGATGCCGTAGGTCTCGCCGTCGCCGTCGACGCCGGGCGTGCACGAGTACTGCGCCTGCGTGAAGCGGAGTCCGATCTCCACGCGACCGACGCGTCCACCGCCGTCGACGGTGAAGACCCGCTGGCTCGTCGTCGGCGTCGACGGGCCGCCCGGGAACGGCGCGGTCGCGTCGAGCTCGACGCCCGTCGCATCGCCGTCGTCGTATGAGAGCGCGGATGCGGGCGCGGCGACGCCGAGCAGCACGAAGGCGGCGGCGAGGAGCCCGATGGGTGCGATGCGACGCATGGGCTCAATGTACGGCACGTCCAGGCCCCTGTCAGCAGGCGCTCCGGAAGCGTTCACGGCGTGCAGAGGCGTCGTGCCGGCTCGCTCGATGGCGAGCCGGCACGACGTCGCTCAGGCGCGGCGGCGTCGAAGCAGCATCGCGCCCGCGATGAGCAGCATCGCCGCGAGTGCGCCGAGCCAGCCCACGACCTCGCCGCCCGTCTCGGGCGAGCCGCGTCAGACGGTGGGCGCGTCGATCGCCCCGCCGAAGCGGCGCTCGCGACCGGTGTACACGTCGATCGCGCGCCACAGGTCCGTGCGCGAGAAGTCCGGCCACAGCGTGTCGAGGAACACCATCTCGGCGTATGCACCCTGCCACGTGAGGAAGTTCGAGATGCGCTGCTCCCCCGACGACCGCACGTACAGGTCGACGTCGGGGATGTCGGGCAGGTACATGCGCGAGCGGATGAGCCGCTCGGTCACGCCCGAGGGCTTGAGCCTGCCCGCCGCGACGTCCTCGGCGATCGAGCGCACGGCATCCGCGATCTCGACCGTGCCACCGTAGTTGATGCACATCGTCAGCGTCATGCGCGAGTTGTCGGCCGTGAGGCGCTCGGCGACCTGCAGCTCGTCGATGACCGAGCGCCACAGGCGCGGGCGTCGGCCGGCCCAGCGGATGCGCACGCCCCAGTCGTGCAGCTGGTCGCGGCGGCGGTGCAGCACCTTGCGGTTGAAGCCCATGAGGAAGCGCACCTCGGCGGGGTCGCGCTTCCAGTTCTCGGTCGAGAACGCGTACACCGACAGGTGCTGGACGCCGGCCTGCAGCGCGCCGGCGACGACGTCGAGCAGCACCTCCTCGCCTGCCTGGTGCCCCTCGATGCGCGTCTTGCCCTGCCGGTTGGCCCAGCGGCCGTTGCCGTCCATGATCACGGCGACGTGGGCGGGCACCGAACCCGGCTCGTAGGCGGGCGGCTGCTGGCCCGTCCAGTCGATCGGCTTCGACGCGACGGCGTCGGGGTGCCTCGGGATGCGTCGCTCGCTCATCGGAGTCGAGGCTACTGCTGCGGCGAGCGGTCGACGTGCTCGAGCGACCGCAGGCCGCGCTCGAGGTGCCACTGCACCCACGCGCCGACGATGCCGGATGCGCGCCCGCGGGCGCGTTCGCCCGTCGCGTCGGCCACGGCCCAGTCGCCCGCGAGCAGCGCTCCGAGCAGGCCGACCGTCTCGGGATCGAGCCTCGCGACGCCCGGCGGGGCGTACGCGTCGGCGACCATGCCGCCGAGCTGCGGCACGAACGCCGTGTGCGGGCCGGACTCCCCCGACACGGCGCAGTCGCCGAACGTCGGCGCCCATCCCGCGATCGCCATGGCGCGCAGCAGGTACGAGTCGAGCGTGAGGCCCGGGTCGTGCTCGGCGCGCGACAGCGACCGCAGCGCGCCGACGAGCAGCAGGTACTGCTGCACCGACGCGTCGTGGTCGGTGAGCCGGTCGGCCGTCTCGACCATGGCGGCGGCGGCCGTGTAGCGCGGGTAGTCGACCATGATCTGGTCGGCGTACGAGCCGAGCGTCTCGGCCTGCGTCACGATGTCGAGGCTGCGACCCACGGCGAGCTGCAGGTCGGCGACCATGAACGGCTCGAGGCGTGCGCCGAACCTCGACGAGGTTCGGCGCACGCCCTTCGCGACGGCGCGCACCTTGCCGTGCTCGCGCGTCAGCAGCACCACGATGCGGTCGGCCTCGCCGAGGTGGTGCGTCGTGAGCACCACGCCCTCGTCGCGGTAGACCGGCATCGTGGCGCTCGGCTCAGGCCGAGGCGGCGCTCGCGCCCGCGGCGACGCGCATGCGCAGCCCGCGGTTCACGGCCGACACGATCGCGCGGAGCGACGCGTGCGACGTGGAGTGGTCGATGCCGACGCCCCAGAACCGCTCGCCGCCGAGCTCGAGCTCGACGTACGACGCGGCCTGCGCATCCTGACCCGCGGCGAGCGTGTGCTCGACGTAGTCGAGCAGCGACACCTCGACGCCCTCGGCCTTCAGCAGCGACAGCAGCGCGTCGATCGGGCCGTTGCCCGACGACTCGGCGTCGCGCAGCGTCTGCTCGTCGCGCAGCACCACCGTGAGGCGCGTCTCGCCGCCGAGCGACGACTGCGACGCGACCTCGCGCAGCTCGAAGCGGCCCCACTGGTCCTCGGCCTCGCGCGACGGGTTCGGCAGGTACTCGTCGCCGAAGATCTGCCAGATCGCGTCGCTCGACACCTCTCCACCCTCGGAGTCGGTGCGGGCCTGCACGATGTTCGAGAACTCCACCTGCAGACGGCGCGGCAGGTCGAGCCCGTGGTCGGTCTTCAGCAGGTAGGCGACGCCGCCCTTGCCCGACTGCGAGTTCACGCGGATGACGGCCTCGTACGAGCGGCCGACGTCCTTCGGGTCGATCGGCAGGTACGGCACGGCCCACGGCATCTCGTCGACGCTCTTGCCGGCGGCGGCGGCGTCGGCGGCCATGCGCTCGAAGCCCTTCTTGATCGCATCCTGGTGCGAGCCCGAGAAGGCGGTGTAGACGAGGTCGCCCGCCCACGGCGAGCGCTCGGGCACGCGCAGCTGGTTGCAGTGCTCGGCGGTGCGGCGGATGTGGTCGAGGTCCGAGAAGTCGATCTCGGGGTCGATGCCCTGCGTCAGCAGGTTGAGGCCCAGCGCGACGAGGTCGACGTTGCCGGTGCGCTCGCCGTTGCCGAACAGGCAGCCCTCGATGCGGTCGGCGCCGGCCATGTAGCCGAGCTCGGCGGCGGCGATGCCCGTGCCGCGGTCGTTGTGCGGGTGCAGCGACAGGATGACCGACTCGCGGCGGGCGAGGTGGCGGTGCATCCACTCGATCGAGTCGGCGTACACGTTGGGCGTCGCCATCTCGACGGTCGCGGGCAGGTTGATGATGACGGGGCGCTCGGGGCGCGCATCGAGCACCTCGATGATCGCGTTGCAGACGTCGAGCGCGTAGTCGAGCTCGGTGCCCGTGTACGACTCGGGGCTGTACTCGTAGCGCACCTGCGTGTGCTGCAGCATGCCCTCGAGCTCGAGGCACAGCCTCGCCCCGTCGACGGCGATCTGCTTCACGCCCTCGCGGTCGGAGCGGAAGACGACGTCGCGCTGCAGCACGCTCGTCGAGTTGTAGATGTGCACGATCGCCTGCTTGGCGCCGTCGATCGCCTCGAACGTGCGGCGGATGAGGTGGTCGCGGCACTGCGTCAGCACCTGGATCGTCACGTCGTCGGGGATGAGCCCGTCGTCGATGAGCTGGCGCACGAAGTCGAAGTCGGTCTGGCTCGCCGAGGGGAAGCCGACCTCGATCTCCTTGTAGCCCATGTCGACGAGCAGCTGGAACATGATCCGCTTGCGCTCGGGGGTCATGGGCTCGATGAGCGCCTGGTTGCCGTCGCGCAGGTCGACGGCGCACCAGAGCGGGGCCTTCTCGATGCGCTGGGAGGGCCACGTGCGATCGGGCAGCTCCACCCGGATCTGCTCGTGGTACGGGACGTAGCGATGCGCCGGCATGCCCGACGGCTGCTGCATGCTCTTCATGCTGGATGCTCCTGGGGTCGGATCGACTCCGGGCTGCGCAAGGACTCCGCGGCGAGGAGGCCCGGGTTCTAGGCCTCGCCGCGGCGGCGAAGGAGGAGCAGCGAGGAGCGCATGCGGCAACCCTACTCCCCTTTCGAGGCTCGCACCGCACGCGCTCCGCGCCTGCGTCAGGCGACGCGCAGCGCCTCGACGGGTGCGATGCGGCGCGCCTTCGCCGTCGCGGGCGCTGCGGCGGCGAGCGCCACGATGGCCGCGGCGACGACCGTGCCGGCCAGCAGCAGCGGCGGCACCGTGAGCACGACGGGGCCGATGCCGTACGACGAGGCGAAAAGCGTCCACACGGCGACCCAGCCGAGCGAGGCGCCGAGCAGCACCCCACCCACGAGCGCGACGACCGCGATCGCGACGGTCTCGGCCGTCACCATCCACCGCACCTGCGCGCTCGTCATGCCGAGCGCGCGCAGCAGCCCGATCTCGCGCGTGCGCTGCCGCACGGCCGTGAGCATGCTCGTGACGAAGCCGAGCACGGCGACGATCGCGGAGGCGCCCACGAGCACGCCGAGCGCGAGCACGACGCCGTCGACGAGGCGCGTGATCTCGACGACGTAGACGGGGTCCCGCTCGATGGCGATGAGCGCACCACGCATCGTGGCGCCGGCGGTCGCGAGCAGCACCACGGTGGCGATGCCGACCATGAGCGCGAGCACGAGGCCGCTCGAGCGCTCGCGCGCGTCCTGCGCCGAGCGCACGGCGGCGCGCGCCGGCACCGAGGCGCCGAGGATGCGGCCGACGACGCCGAGCACGGGCACGAGCACCGCGGGAGCGACGCCGATGATGCCGATCGACAGCAGCACGCCGCCGCCGACGGCGACGAGGATCGCGAAGGGGCTCACGGGCGCGATCGCGACGGCGCCGGCGAGCACGACGACCGCGAGGCCGAGCACGACGAGGGATGCGATGGGCCGACGGGCGCGGCGCGGCTGCGCGGCGGAGACGCCGAGCGCCTCGATGGGCGTGACGTCGAGCACGCCGCGCGTGCCCGACCGGGTGACGGCGGCGACGGCGATCGCGATGCCGACGACGGGCGCGATGGCCGTGGGCGGCACGAGCGACGTGTCGGCGCCCTCGACGAGCCCGGAGGCGCCGAGCGCCGCCTGCACGCCGAGCCCGAGCGCTGCGCCGAGCACGGCGCCGCCGAGCGTGCCCGCGATGCCCGCGACGAGCGACGACCGCAGCACGCGCGAGCGCTCCTGCCTGCTCGAGGCCCCGAGCAGGCGGCGCAGCGCGATGAGCGAGCGCTGCTCCTCGACGACGTGCTGCACGGTCGTGCGGGCGACGATCGCCGAGACGAGCACCGACACGACCGTGATGCACACGACGGCGAGGCCCGCGAGCACGGGCGCAGCGCCGGAGGCGAGCAGCTCGGAGGAGAGCACGAGGGTGAAGAGCATCTCGGTGATGCTCGTCAGCAGCACGGCGAAGCAGGCGGCGACGGCCGTGACGGCCACGGTGGGCACGTGCGAGCGGCTCATGCGACGGGCTCCTGCAGCGCGAGCATGCGCGACGCGATCGCGGCGCGGTCGAGGCCGCGCTCGTCGCCGCGGATGCGGCCGTCGGCGAGCAGCACGACGCGGTCGGCGGCCTCGGCGGCGATGGGGTCGTGCGTCACCATGCAGATCGCCTGCCCGTGCTCGCGCGCGGCCTGCTGCAGGATCGCGAGCACGTCGGCGGCCGTGCGCGAGTCGAGGTTGCCCGTCGGCTCGTCGGCGAACACGATCGTCGGCCGGGTGGCGAGGGCGCGGGCGATGGCGACGCGCTGCTGCTGCCCGCCCGAGAGCTCGCCGGGTCGGTGGTCGATGCGGCCCGACAGCCCGAGCCACGACACGAGCAGGTCAATGAGCGCGTCGTCGGCGCGGCGGCCGGCGAGGTCGAACGGCAGACGGATGTTGTCGCGCGCCGACAGCGTGGGCACGAGGTTGAACGCCTGGAAGACGAAGCCGACGCGGTCGCGGCGCAGGCGGGTCAGCGATGCGTCGTCGAGGCCCACGAGCTCGGCGTCGCCGATGCGCACCGAGCCGGTCGTCGGGGCGTCGAGGCCGGCGGCGAGGTGCATGAGCGTCGACTTGCCCGAGCCGGAGGGCCCCATGATGGCGACGAACTCGCCGGGATCGATCGCGAGCGAGACGCCGTCGAGCGCGACGACGGCGGCGTCGCCGACGCCGTAGCGCCGCGTGACGTCGGTGAGCTGGAGTGCCGGGGAGGAGTGCATGCTCCCACTCTCCGTCGCCGGCGCCGGATGCCGCGTCATCCGCGTGTGCGGATCGCGTCCTCCGAGCGGATGAGGTCGCTCAGACGAGGCCGTGCGCGTGCGCGAAGACGACGGCCTGCACGCGGTCGCGCAGCCCGAGCTTCTGCAGCATGCGTGACACGTGCGTCTTCACGGTCGTCTCCGAGACGAACTCCGACTGCGCGATCTCCGAGTTCGACAGGCCGCGTGCGACCTGCAGCAGGATCTCGTGCTCGCGCGGCGTGAGCGTGGCGAGGGATGCGGGCGGCGCCGCGGGCGCCTCGGCGTGGCGGGCGAGCAGCGTGCGCGTCGCCGACGCGGCGACGACCTCGCTGCCGCCGTGCACGGCGCGCACGGTCGCGAGCACGAGCTCGGGGTGCGCATCCTTCAGCAGGAAGCCGCTCGCGCCGGCGCGCAGCGCGCGGGCGACGGCCTCGTCGAGGTCGAACGTCGTGAGCACGACGACGCGCGCGGCGCTCGACGCCGCGACGATCTCGGCCGTCGCGTCGATGCCGTCGAGCACGGGCATGCGCACGTCCATGAGCACGATGTCGGGCTGCAGCCGCAGCGTCTCCCGCACGGCCTCGCGACCGTCGCCCGCCTCGCCCACGACCTCGAGGTCGCGTTGCGAGTCGACGAGCATGCGCATGCCGCTGCGGAACAGGGCCTGGTCGTCGACGAGCAGCACGCGGATCATGCGACGGCCTCCCAGCGCGGCAGCACGGCCCGGACGATCCAGGCGCCGTCGGAGGGTCCGACGTCGACGTGCCCGCCCGCGATCCTTGCACGCTCGCGCATGCCCACGAGCCCGTGGCCCGACTCGCCAGGCGCCTGCCGCAGGGCGTTGCGCACCGTCAGCTCGACCTGCTCGCCGTGCACGATCGACACGAGCACGGGATGCGTGCGGTCGCCGTGCCGCAGCGCGTTCGTGAGCGCCTCCTGCACGATGCGGTACGCGGCGATGTCGGCGTCGCGCGGCAGCGGACCGGGGATGCCGTGCTCGCGCACCTCGACGTCGAGGCCCGCGGCGCGCACGCGCTGCACGAGCGTCGGCAGGGCTGCGAGCGACGCGTCGGGATCGGCGGCCTGCGCGTGGCGCAGTCGCTCGAGCAGGCCGCGCACGTCGCCGAGGGCCGCGGACGCCGTCTGGGCGATCTGCTGCAGGCTCTCGTCCTTCGTCTCGACCGAGTCGGCGTAGCGGGCGCCGTTGGCCTGCGCGATGACGACGGCGAGCGAGTGCGCGACGACGTCGTGCATGTCGCGCGCGATGCCCGTGCGCTCCTGCTCGACCTCCGCGCGCTCGCGCTCGAGCCGCGTCTCCTTGGCGAGCCCCTGGCTGCGCACGATCTCGCCGACGAGGATGCCCGACACGAGCGCAAGGCCGAACAGCAGCGCGAAGCCGAACGTGCCGAGGCCGAACGGCAGCAGGATCTCGACGACCGAGCCCGACGTGCCGACGCCGTAGCCGAAGCGCACGAACCACAGGCCGACGAGCGTCGCGCCCAGCACGGCGACGACGGCGCCGAGGCCGCGCTGCAGGCCGTCGCACCAACGCCCGACCGTGTAGAGCAGCACGAGGATCTGGAACCACAGCGGCGTGAGCGCCGTGAGCTCGGCGCCGACGAACGCGGCGCCCATCGCGAGGGCCGCGAGCAGCGCGAGCATGGGCGCGAGGCGCCGCAGCGCCACGAGCACGCCGAAGCCGAGGCCCACGAGCACGATCCACGGCAGCTCGGGCGACGACAGGCTGATGAGCAGCGACGGCCCGCCGAGCAGGATGCCGAGCACGAGCGCGAGCACGACGTCGAACGTCAGCTGCGCGCGCGTGAGGGATCGGATCACGTCCTCACGCTACGTCCGGCGGGCGTCCGCGCCCGCATCCGACGGCCGGAATCATCCGCTCGGACGACGGCGACGCGCCAGCCGTCCGCGCGTCGGGCACGGCGAAGGGGGCCGGCGATCGCCGACCCCCTTCGCGCGATGCGCGTCAGCCCTGCGCGGACTGGTACGCGCCCTGGATGACGGAGCCCCAGTACGGGCCGTACATCACGCCGGGCTGCGTGTTGTAGCCGAAGCTGTTGACGGAGTTCTGCACGCCGCCCGAGCCCGAGCCGATGAACCACGGTCCGCCCGACGAGCCTCCGGTCATGTCGCACGAGACGCCCTGCGACGTCGTGCCGCCGATGCGGTCGCGCGACGCGGTGCCTGCGCACTGCTGCAGGGTCTCGCCGTTGAACGGGCTCGCCGCCGGGTAGCCGTAGAGCGTGTACGAGAGCCCCGTCGACTGGTTGAACGAGACGCCCGAGGCGCCCACCGTCGCTGCGAGCGTGCGACCGCCCTGGTTCGCGACCACGGCGAAGCCCGTGTCGAAGTTGATGTCGCCGCCGTCGGTCCACTGCGTGGGAGCGACGAGCTCGACGGCCGGCCACTGGCCGTAGGGCGCGGATCCGTTCTCGTAGGCGGGGACGAAGATGAACTCCGACGCGAAGTCGCCGGGGCCCTCGTTGAGGCAGTGGCCAGCGGTCGAGACGGTGTTGCCGTTCGCCGACGTCACGGAGTTGGCCGAGCACACGTAGTCGAGGCCGCCGAGGGTGAAGAAGACCTTGCCGATGTGCGACACCGGGCTGACGCGCGTCGCCTGCAGCACGGGCTGCTCCGCCGCGTACGTCGTCGCCTCGCCATCGGGGGCAGGTGCCGTGTCGAGCTCGCCGATCTGGTCGAGCACGAGCGTGTCGGCCGGGATCGCGGCCTCCATGCGCTCGGGCGTCCAGGCGGTCGTCGCCGCTGCCGTCTCAGCCGCCGGGACGCTGAACGTGTCGACGTCGGCGTCGGCGGGGGCGGGTGCTGCGACCGCCATGCCGCTGCCGAACGCGAGCATCGCTCCTGCGAGTGCTGCGGTCGTGAGGGCCTGGATGCTTCGTCTCATGGGGATCGTGTCCTTCCGTGACTGGTCCGGCGGAGCGCCGGTCCGTCGATCCTGGGCGGCGGCATTCCCTGGCGGACCGGGTTTCGTGGGATCCGACGATCACTCCGTGCGCACCGAGGAATCCCTGCCACCGCCGTGGATCCGCAGATATGGTGAGAAGGACGTCGCAACGGGGTGAGTGAATCTCACAGTTCCCCGAGGGATCGTCGAGTGTTCGCTGGATGCCGCGGCGCGACGACGCCGCGGCGTCACGACGCCGCAGGCCGAGGAGACCTCAGAGCCCGAAGCGTCCCAGCAGCTTCGGGTCGCCCTGCCACTCCTTGGCGATCTTCACGCGCAGGTCGAGGTGCACCTGCTGCCCCACGAGGGCCTCGATCTCGCCGCGCGCATCCTTGCCGATGCGACGCAGGCGCTCGCCGCCGCGGCCGATGACGATGCCCTTCTGGCTGTCGCGCTCGACCCACAGGTTCGCGTACACGTCCGTGATCGGCTTGTCCTCGCGCGCGACGATGTCGTCGATCGTCACGATGATCGAGTGCGGCAGCTCGTCGCGCACGTCCTCGAGCGCCGCTTCGCGGATGAGCTCGGCGACGCGGTCGCTCAGCCGCTCCTCGGTCGACGTCTCGGCGTCGTACAGCGGCGGCGCCTCGGGCAGCAGCTGCGCGAGCTCGTCGAGCAGCACGTCGAGCTGCCTCCCCGTCACCGACGAGAGCGGGATGACGGCATCCCACTCGCGCAGCGTCGCGACCTCGAGCAGCTGCTCGGCGACGCGCTCCTTGCTCGTCGCGTCGACCTTCGTCACGATCGCGACCTTGCGCGCGTTCGGGAAGCCCTCGAGCTGCGCGTCGATGTAGCGGTCGCCGGGGCCGAGGCGCTCGTTCGCCGGCACGCACAGGCAGATGACGTCGACGTCGCCGAGCGTCGTCTGCACGACGGCGTTGAGGCGCTTGCCGAGCAGCGTGCGCGGCTTGTGCATGCCGGGGGTGTCGACGATGACGATCTGCGCCTCGTCGAGGTGCACGATGCCGCGGATGGCGCGGCGCGTCGTCTGCGGCTTCGACGACGTGATGGCGACCTTCTCGCCCACGAGGGCGTTCATGAGCGTCGACTTGCCCGCGTTGGGGCGGCCGACGAACGTCACGAATCCACTGCGATGCGTCATTCCGCCTCCACCTCCGCCGGGGCCAGGCGCTCGACGCGCACGCGGCCCGCCTCGCGTCCTCGGCCGTCGAGCCGCTCGACCGCGAGCCGCAGGCCGTGCGCCTCGACGACGTCGCCGACCTCGGCGATGCGGCCGAGCTCCTTCTGCAGCAGGCCGCCGACCGAGTCGACGTCGTCGTCGTCGAGCTGCATGTCGAACAGGTCGCCGAGCTCGTCGATCTGCAGGCGCGCCGACACGACGAAGGTGCCGTCGGCGAGGGCGACGGCCTCGGCGCCCACGCGGTCGTGCTCGTCGTGGATGTCGCCGATGAGCTCCTCGATGAGGTCCTCGAGCGTCACGAGGCCCGCGATGCCGCCGT
The sequence above is a segment of the Agrococcus jejuensis genome. Coding sequences within it:
- the era gene encoding GTPase Era; this translates as MTHRSGFVTFVGRPNAGKSTLMNALVGEKVAITSSKPQTTRRAIRGIVHLDEAQIVIVDTPGMHKPRTLLGKRLNAVVQTTLGDVDVICLCVPANERLGPGDRYIDAQLEGFPNARKVAIVTKVDATSKERVAEQLLEVATLREWDAVIPLSSVTGRQLDVLLDELAQLLPEAPPLYDAETSTEERLSDRVAELIREAALEDVRDELPHSIIVTIDDIVAREDKPITDVYANLWVERDSQKGIVIGRGGERLRRIGKDARGEIEALVGQQVHLDLRVKIAKEWQGDPKLLGRFGL
- a CDS encoding response regulator, which produces MIRVLLVDDQALFRSGMRMLVDSQRDLEVVGEAGDGREAVRETLRLQPDIVLMDVRMPVLDGIDATAEIVAASSAARVVVLTTFDLDEAVARALRAGASGFLLKDAHPELVLATVRAVHGGSEVVAASATRTLLARHAEAPAAPPASLATLTPREHEILLQVARGLSNSEIAQSEFVSETTVKTHVSRMLQKLGLRDRVQAVVFAHAHGLV
- a CDS encoding ABC transporter permease gives rise to the protein MSRSHVPTVAVTAVAACFAVLLTSITEMLFTLVLSSELLASGAAPVLAGLAVVCITVVSVLVSAIVARTTVQHVVEEQRSLIALRRLLGASSRQERSRVLRSSLVAGIAGTLGGAVLGAALGLGVQAALGASGLVEGADTSLVPPTAIAPVVGIAIAVAAVTRSGTRGVLDVTPIEALGVSAAQPRRARRPIASLVVLGLAVVVLAGAVAIAPVSPFAILVAVGGGVLLSIGIIGVAPAVLVPVLGVVGRILGASVPARAAVRSAQDARERSSGLVLALMVGIATVVLLATAGATMRGALIAIERDPVYVVEITRLVDGVVLALGVLVGASAIVAVLGFVTSMLTAVRQRTREIGLLRALGMTSAQVRWMVTAETVAIAVVALVGGVLLGASLGWVAVWTLFASSYGIGPVVLTVPPLLLAGTVVAAAIVALAAAAPATAKARRIAPVEALRVA
- a CDS encoding ABC transporter ATP-binding protein, whose translation is MHSSPALQLTDVTRRYGVGDAAVVALDGVSLAIDPGEFVAIMGPSGSGKSTLMHLAAGLDAPTTGSVRIGDAELVGLDDASLTRLRRDRVGFVFQAFNLVPTLSARDNIRLPFDLAGRRADDALIDLLVSWLGLSGRIDHRPGELSGGQQQRVAIARALATRPTIVFADEPTGNLDSRTAADVLAILQQAAREHGQAICMVTHDPIAAEAADRVVLLADGRIRGDERGLDRAAIASRMLALQEPVA
- a CDS encoding trypsin-like serine peptidase — its product is MRRSIQALTTAALAGAMLAFGSGMAVAAPAPADADVDTFSVPAAETAAATTAWTPERMEAAIPADTLVLDQIGELDTAPAPDGEATTYAAEQPVLQATRVSPVSHIGKVFFTLGGLDYVCSANSVTSANGNTVSTAGHCLNEGPGDFASEFIFVPAYENGSAPYGQWPAVELVAPTQWTDGGDINFDTGFAVVANQGGRTLAATVGASGVSFNQSTGLSYTLYGYPAASPFNGETLQQCAGTASRDRIGGTTSQGVSCDMTGGSSGGPWFIGSGSGGVQNSVNSFGYNTQPGVMYGPYWGSVIQGAYQSAQG
- a CDS encoding sensor histidine kinase, which produces MIRSLTRAQLTFDVVLALVLGILLGGPSLLISLSSPELPWIVLVGLGFGVLVALRRLAPMLALLAALAMGAAFVGAELTALTPLWFQILVLLYTVGRWCDGLQRGLGAVVAVLGATLVGLWFVRFGYGVGTSGSVVEILLPFGLGTFGFALLFGLALVSGILVGEIVRSQGLAKETRLERERAEVEQERTGIARDMHDVVAHSLAVVIAQANGARYADSVETKDESLQQIAQTASAALGDVRGLLERLRHAQAADPDASLAALPTLVQRVRAAGLDVEVREHGIPGPLPRDADIAAYRIVQEALTNALRHGDRTHPVLVSIVHGEQVELTVRNALRQAPGESGHGLVGMRERARIAGGHVDVGPSDGAWIVRAVLPRWEAVA